Part of the Anguilla rostrata isolate EN2019 chromosome 10, ASM1855537v3, whole genome shotgun sequence genome, ATTATCATAAAACTGAAAAGCCCTatgttttcaacatattttCTATATAAGCATCAGTAAAAGTGTTCAACTTAAAGAACCAATTGCTGTCAAATGTCGGTGCTTTTACAACTTGCTGGGGCACATCTAGTTCAGAATAACCTTTTGCACAGAAACGATTCCCTTGAATATTCATTTGCTTTTCACATTCAACAGGATCTGACACTATCCTCCTACTTCTTGCAAATTTTTTCTGCAGAAGGGTGAAAGCGGCCTGCCCTGAGAATTCTGTTCCTGTCTGGTACGTTTGAAAAGTAGGCCAGTGGTCACGATCGCCCAGACAGTTTCGCTTTAACACCCAAAACTAAATCTGGATGGAAGGACGTGCAGAATTCTTATCGGAAATACATCAAAATGAGACCAGCCGGAGACTGTGTCCATAAGGCAATACAACGCTGGAAATATTCTTCCAATGAAAACCGTGCATCTGTGAGTTAAAATGGCCTCTTAATTGTGTTATCGTCAACCGtaagtttaaaaatgttaaaagaatGTTCCTAAGTGGCTTCTCCTGTTAAGACACTGCTCCAGTGTGGATAATCTGTTATCCAATCTGGACTGCGCCATTGCCAACTTTGGCAGGCAGTCCCGCTGGGCAAAAGCATATCTAGTCGCGACAGTGCTCTGGGACCAAGCCGTGCATGAAGTTACCACTGCCCTCCAGTCACGTCAGCTTGTGGTCTGCAGTATGAAAATAAGCAGCTTGGCTTGACATCACCCGCTCGTCTGCATGCTCAAAAATTTCAGCATGAAAGGCGTCTACCTGCAACCTACCCAGCAGCTGGCCACCTAGCCTAACCTTACCTTACCTGACAGGCTTTTAACTGAaacccttatccagagcaaccgCTTACGtggcattcatttatacagctatgTGTATACTGAAGCcattgcaggttaagtgccttgctcaagggcgcAGCAGcaatgtcctacctgggaatcaaacctgcaacctctaggCCACatgaccagctccttacccattgcCGGCTGACCTGCCATGCTCAGCAGTATCAGGCTCTCATGTGAAGCATGAAAATCACTGGCATACGCGCAGCCTTttgatgtgaaaataaatggaaactgtCTCATCCTGAGAAATCCATCACTGTGTAGCACTGAAATTAGTTAGTCGAATTAGTCCGTTAGTCAGTTTCTAATTTGCAActgttttaaatgcacattataACACGCAGACTGTTTTATCGTCGTGGTATGGCAAGTTTAACTGTTAGGTTAATATTACTGATGCACAGTAAATCATTTTGGCTAACGGAAGACACTGTATGCTGTATGGTAAATATGAACAGAGGAGGTGAGTATTGCTGAGGGTTAATAGAGTTGTGATGTCATGACACAGGTAAATAGGATAGGCATGGCCGGTGTAAATGCAGTAGAGCAGGTCTGGTGTTTGGTGATGTAAGAGGCGGCTAGGTTCACTGCATGAAAGCATGTTTGTTGATATTGCCTGAAACTTCTTGGCTATTCTTATATTGGACTTGAATGCATCACTTACTAGACAGCAATTCACAAGCCCAGTCTCATCCCAGCACCTTATCCTGGGGAAATACGCCACACCCTAGCCTTGAAATATTGAAAACTGGCATAATAAACTGGTTAACAGAGTATTCAAATGCTATGAGCTAACTCCGTTCCAAATCTGCACTATTACATGCAGTTTCAAGTTGTAACCACAAGAGGTCCCCATACACTAGTGAATGAACTAAATCGTGTTTAAACTAGCCCAACAACTAACTTACAAATAAACCGGTTATAtaacattatatattattacggcataacatttgttttgtaatttaagTATGACCTGATAGAACTGCTTCATCTACTTCACCAATACTACAATATCTCATAAAGTCATGTCTCAAATCCTTGCCgaattagacaaagaaaaaaaacatttctatttgaACAAAGAACAGTTAATGTCCAGCAGGTGGCACAATTTCCCTTTTCTGATaacttgtgttctgtgtttgggAACACTATGTCCAGTGCGAACAAACTGTTCTCAGCCATACTCcactggcttaaaaaaaaaaaaagaaaaaaaaaaacttgtcgaCAGGAAAACCCATTTCACTGGAGTTAACTTGTGTaccttgtgtttaaaaaaaaaaaaaaaaaaaacattgtgaaatgtCGGTCCATACAACAGCCTATGGGTAGAACTTTTCTTGTTCGACTGGAATAAGACCAGACAAAAAACGATTTCTTTAACCAATGTATTTAACAGACGCTTCAACCACTGTAAAACACATtcaagtaataaaaaaattacataaccTGTACAATATTCATgaacactatttttttttaaatccttaaaggctcatttcaaataaacactTCAACGCATTTCCACATTGCATCTGTTAATCAGGTGGGTGGAAAACCACTCCGACATTACTGACCATTGTGGAGGCCCCTTTCTCTATATGCACTCACTCTTTATTGATAcctgattaattattaataagtGAACACTTGGCATGCTGATACTTCATCTGAAGGCACTGGGGGAGTAAAACAACCCAACAGACTACCCATGGCTCTTCGGGACCATGTTTTCAGACCCCTTAATGTTAAGTCAGACTGAGCTATCTTGGGACACAGGGAGGAAGGGAGCCATTTTGAAAGCACCCATAGTATTCAAACAACAAACATATCGGCACGCGGTACGAACGGTATCTAGCGAAGCTATGAAATCCTGATCCGGAATCCAGTCACGGTCACTTACCTGAGGTCTGTTCACGATCACGGAGGCGCTGCGTGGGTAAACATCAAAAGGCATTCGCGGGTTCGCCACGAAAGGGGAGACCAGGAAGTCTTTCGCTTTTTAAGACAAAGAATCGCTTTTCTGGGTCAGATCTAACGCCGTCAGATCGACGGAAGCGCAGCCGATATAAGACACAGAAATAGAATGTGTCTCACCGTCTCACTCAGAAAGAGCTGCATTTTACAACAGCGGGACGTTCCGATGGGGTTCGTGTGAATCTCAGCAGCTTTCAAACGTCATTGCGCCACAAACAGCTTTTTTCTCCCTAGCGTTTAGCTTTCTCGATTAACCGCCGGCGATCCAACAACTGGCACGTGAAGCGCGAGGCCGTTACAGGGTTCAAtcagaactattttttttttaaaaaccggcTGCTCTCGAGTTCGATCTGCTGGACAAGAGGCCCATGACCCATCTCCCCCAGCGACAACAACAGTCCAGAGGGCCTAGCCCCTGCAGAATCGAAGGCCGCCTAATGGGCCTGCAGTCACGTTCTTAtgggggcgacgtagctcaggaggtaagaccgattgtctggcagtcggagggttgccggttcaaaccccatgccatgggcatgtcgaagtgtccttgagcaagacacctaacccctaactgctctggcgaatgagaggcaccaattgtaaagcgctttggataaaagcgctatataaatgcaatccttTTACCATTCTTCATCGATTGTCATTTTTCTCACCACGCCACCGTAAATACAAGGCTCAATCTTGGTTTTCCTCCAACCAAACCAAGGTCAACATACTTCAGAATTACACACATTCCTCATACAGTTATAATACATCTGTCTGTACAAaaatgagagggagaaaaaaaaaactccacgaAACAAGCCTCATTTCTAAAATGGTTTCATAAGGTTGTCGTGATGTTGATTTCTCTCACAGCAATATTGAAACTGTTAAGTGCCTGTTTGGGATTAATAGCACCCAAAGAGCCTAGAATGGGATTATTAGCAATGCCCTGTACCCCATTTAATGAGAACTTTTGTTCAAACTGAACATACAGAAAACTTCGGTAAATGAGGAGATcataactgaacaaaaaagCCATTAAAATTGGTGCTGCTCTGCAGGAAACCATACATTGATAGCAttatatcttttttaaaaaagtcagtCAAGCACCTAATGCTTAAATATCAATCAAGCGCCATACATCAGTCCTGATAATCAACCTTCTTTCATAGAAATTGTCTTCAAACATGTACATATGCGTCTGTAGAGTAAGGAGTACGCTCATCGGGTGGGGCTTGTGTTAGCATCATTCCTGGATGATTAAGCCCCTCCCTAATGTACCTCACCCATTCCCACTTCACCCTCCGAATCATTACAACAGCTAAGTTTGACTCCAAACTGGTCAGACTCCACCCAGCCATTCAcccttttaaggtgtgagatcacagatgtcattagaatgttcttaactaagagaattccaatgctgatgtcacaatcaccactggcAACTGAACGGcgctggagttctagaacactgactttggcTGATAAAACACTGGGGGAGAAGAACACCAGCTGTTCAAAGGGCTACCGGAGAGGCCATTCCCCCTCCTCAGTCCTGCTTGCAGTCTCTCGCCCCATTGGCTGTTGCGTGGTCTGAGCTGCAGCCAGTCTGTGTCCGAGAGCTCTCGACTCCGCCCGCAGCCGGGCGGGCCCAGCGCGAGTCCAGGTAGCGGCCGATCTGCTCCGAGTTCTGGTAGATGACCATGCCGGCGAGGGTGAGGCCCACGCCAGCGCAGCTGAGGCCCGTCAGCTGGCTGCCGAAAAGCAGCTGGGACAGCAGCAGGTTGGCCACCACGGTCAGGTTGCCCAGGACGTGCAGGGTGACGGCGGAGGTGAGGGTGATGATGCAGCTGCTGGACAGGTTGTACAGCACCGAGCCCAGGCAGCTGAGCAGCACCAGGGCCCACACCTGCCCGCCGTAGCGCAGCGGGGACTCCAGCTCCGCccggttctccaggaccagcgcCGCCACCGCCAGGATGCAGAAGCTGGGGATGGACATCAGGTACAGCAGGAGGACAGCGCCGATCTTCTCCTCCTGGAGCAGGATGCCTGGGGGGGACCGGGCAGGGCACATGGAGACACACATATCACAGTCAGAGGCCAGAAAGAGAACATGACTAAAGCTCATAACCATCCAGCACGCGACACGCAAAACTCCTGGACTGCCCTCCGCACAATGGGCAGTTTAATTCTAACCCTGTACACATATGTGCTGTTCATGTGAGATTCTGAATTGGAATGAAGGTGTTATTTCTATCGTTTAATAAGTCATCTCTAAATTTACAGAGTGGTTCTACTTGGACaaagaagggggggtggggggaatgaAGCTAATAGCCTGTTTTGCTCCCAAATTTTACGACTTTTATGACAAGGAAGGAAGATGATTGAAGACGTTGTTCCACAATTACACAACTGCAAAATCTGAACCGGTCTATGGAACACGACGAACAAACAACACGTATGTACCAAGCAGCCGACACCTGAGTCGTACATAGTAAATGCCCTCAGCGTCGGAAGTGAATTAAGAAGACTCGTGAGCGGGGCATACATTCTAACCTTTACGTTGACAGGGGAACGGTCTAAAATTATGCGCAGTAATGTAACACCTAGAAACTATTTGCCATTTCAGGATGGACACCTTTGAGGCGCAAGGAAGGCGAAACGTTAGGTGAGATGATGTGGTGTCGATGTAGGCATCGATCAAACTGCATAGCagttcagacattttttttttttttagaacaggGTAATTAATGTGTTTACGAAAACACGAGCGACAGTCCACCTGGCTTGCAGGGGAAACGCATATCCcaattaattttacattcacgagggaaaatccaaaaacaattaaacagtGTTTATATGAGCCTATTTACTTATCTCAACTTCAATTttaaacatcacaaacaatgtttaatttcacagaCGTAGTATggagaaggtaaaaaaaaatctgagccTATCATAGGCTGCATTAACAACTGCACGAAGTGGCAAGCAATCGGACTTATTATTGCATAACTGAGGAGCAGTGTTGAGTGCACTCACTTTGTTGAATGGATCGGACTCCTCTCAGCATGGTCGCGGCGAACATACAGAAGCAGCCGGTCTGGTCGTACTGCGCTTCCCCCATGATGCTGAACGACGCCCCCAGGCAGATGGGCATCATGGCCGTGTATTTGATGACATGGTGATGCTCTCCCAGCAGCAGCGCGGAGATGGCCAACGTGAACAGCGGCGTGGTGGAGTAGATCATGTGCGCGAAGGACAGCTGGACGTAGTTGAGTCCCACGTTACCGAAGGCGATGCCGGCACAGAAGGTCAGGCTGAGCATGAAAACTTTAAACCGGGCGCCAACGGTCAGGCCGCCGTCCTCCTCGCCGCCCGCTTTACCGTTGACCATCCGTGATTTCAGGAGCCCGTAGTCCACCACTATGGCCGTTAGCATGTGCAGCGCCGAGAGCAGCAAGGGGTACCTGAAGTCGTACACGACGAAGATCCATTTGTTCAAGCTGGATATGGTCGTGCCCGTCACCAGCCACACGAAGACGGCGGACAGGAGGTGTTGCATCTTCTGCGGTTTCTCAGCCACGCATTTGGAGAGACCATCGTTTATCATAGTCTAGTCCTCCTCCCATCTGAAAGGGATATTTAAAAATTAGCACAATGACATGATAATCTGTCTGTATTCTTTGTACGGGCGGTTTTTCTCGGCTGTGAGGTTTCTCAATTGTAGTCGTTCCAGTCCTGGCAACTATTTTAGTCGCGTAGCCTATAGCAGTCGCGCGTTTCCCATGAAATCACTGCTCCCCTTATGTAATGGTGAAAACTGCACAGTGCTACAGCGCTTGAAGAAGCCACATTACCGTGTTATAAAAGTTGTGAGAAAAGAAACTATCAATGATCATGGACTTGTTTAGAACAAATAGTCCGTTACACACATGTAAAcgtgttcattttcatttcgcCTTTCGGACACGTGCGCGTATTATGCGGACAGTCATTTGGGCTGGTTTAATAAATCAGACTCCAGTCAACTGGTGCCTATAGGGGCTCTATAATCTTAACGCTTCTTAAGAGTAACCCTGTTACTATTAAATCCGCATCAGTCGTTCGTGTACACTGTTTAGGCACAATAGTGCACATACGTCTGCATTACAAATCCAGTTGTatcagaaatgaattaaaaaacagttaaatttgAATGGGTAACCCAGATTTGAGAATTTGGAAAACAGACAACACGTGTTGGTTCGCTACCAGCCCTCGCGTCTTACGTAAATACTTGCAGTGTACAATTCATATAGGCTAAACACGCGCCCACGTTCTTAGACTTATCCAAACTTTATTTAACGAGGCAGTGGTAATGAAATAATACCTGTGTTTAGAAAACAacctcaaatgaaaataaaatcctaacggttttacaaacaaataaaatatcaacTTGATTGATCCTGTAACATTTATCACCAACTATAACTAATTGTAACCGTGATGCAGCTGAGAAAGTTGTTTGTAATATGTCCCCGGTGGGGTTGACTATTGCACAATTAACTTTagaataattaacattttaagtCACAAAAGTCTTTATTAAGCTCGTCGTTGTAACAATTTATTAAGCTCGTCAGAAAACAATCGGATCGAAAACGTAACGGTCGAATGACttgtatatacagtaaaacACCACGaagacatttacaaaataacatgGATAAAACATTGCAACTGACCAACAGCATCCAAGACTCACGCCACCGTATTTTGACAACACCAGCTTCAACTGGGCGCTGTCTTCCCCTTACCTCGCGCAGCTAAGATACAGGCGCGCTGCTGTCCCGCCTCCCCCGCTCAAGTCAGCAGACCAGCGCCGTCACCGTGGCGTTGCCGAATATAGACCATTTCATTTCACCGGTGGGAAGCGacttcaggtttaaaaaaaaaaaaaaaaagtttgccaaCACTTCAGATTCCGAATATAGAATTTACGGTCAATTGGGCAACGTGGCAATATTATTTGTTTACGTTGCTGTCGAGCTTTAAGCTGAATTTGCTTGAGTCAAACAGCCCATGATTTTGTAACTGAACGATACAAAgagcacaaaataattttaaaaaagttttcaaaaattaatttagcaaatCATGTAACTCGGTTAAGTGAAGACTCAGTATGTGGTTACTGGGTGATGTTTGTGAATAGCTTGTAAGAAATCTAATACTATTtcacacagttaaaaaaaactaatattaaatattttaaatcacaaaGACAAGCTCTTATTTTGTCATCCTACCATAGGTGGTAGAGTGCTCTTTTCACTGAATCGACTGTTTGCAGAATGTTATGTGAAAATTTAAGAGGTGAGTGCAGgtacaaaaaaacatcaaatgtttaaaacaacaaGAGAAAGACTTTTCCTTAATGTTGATAAGAGGTTCAAAACGCAGCATGAGAAATTTTGCTTTTGAGAAGGTAAATTACATATCGGATTAACTTTTGCCAATGTGCGTTCTAGTGACTGAGTTACAAACCCCATATTCAGAcggccaacacacacacacagtcaagccAGTTATTTTCTGCTCAGTGAGGCGCGCTATGCTGTTTGGAACGGAAACAGCTACAGGCCCGAGTAACGTCTC contains:
- the LOC135264706 gene encoding solute carrier family 35 member E4-like — translated: MINDGLSKCVAEKPQKMQHLLSAVFVWLVTGTTISSLNKWIFVVYDFRYPLLLSALHMLTAIVVDYGLLKSRMVNGKAGGEEDGGLTVGARFKVFMLSLTFCAGIAFGNVGLNYVQLSFAHMIYSTTPLFTLAISALLLGEHHHVIKYTAMMPICLGASFSIMGEAQYDQTGCFCMFAATMLRGVRSIQQSILLQEEKIGAVLLLYLMSIPSFCILAVAALVLENRAELESPLRYGGQVWALVLLSCLGSVLYNLSSSCIITLTSAVTLHVLGNLTVVANLLLSQLLFGSQLTGLSCAGVGLTLAGMVIYQNSEQIGRYLDSRWARPAAGGVESSRTQTGCSSDHATANGARDCKQD